The Neoarius graeffei isolate fNeoGra1 chromosome 1, fNeoGra1.pri, whole genome shotgun sequence region GGGGAAGTCAGTCACCTACGATCCCAGAAAAAATTCAGGCCGGCAAAATATCTTCGTCGAGGCAAAATAGCAAAGGCCATACAGAATGGTGTGAGCAATTGTTATTATGATTTACTCAAAAACACACCCACTGAAGAACTTGTGGCGGGAAACATCACAAGAAGCCTGACgaaggatgttttaaaaaaaatatcctcTGAGATTCGAAGTGTGGCAAAGCTTCACAATGATAATGTGTTGGAGCTAATGCTCACACAAAAAATTGAGAGAGAGTGGTCAGCATGCCTCTTCAAAtggttatttgcagttattgcagaTAGAGCCATTTGCAGCTCACTTGTACACAAATGCAGGCCTCCAAATTTTGTGTGCACATTTAAAACAATCTATGGAAACATGCCTCTACCTTGATGCCACAGGTGGAGTGGTGCAGAAGCTCCCCAACCAGTCTAAGAGAGTACTTTACTATGCCCTGGTCCTGCCGGGTGCGGGCAAGGACAAGCCACCTCTTCCTGTGGCAGAACTTGTCACCAACAGCCACACAGTGCCCTCAATATCTCATTGGCTGATGGAGTTTTTCAGGAGAATGCGTCAAATGACAGGGAGGAGAGTAGCCCAGATGGAAACCGATTACAGTTGGGCCCTGATCAATAGTGTTCTTCTGGCCTGCAACCATGAGGACATCTCTGGCTATCTCGACAGAACATTTTCAATTGTGATTGGTACAGGGAAACAGACCCCTTTCATTGTGCTCCATTTGTGCTCTGCGCACATACTGAAGGCAGTGTCACAATCATTTGGGAGACAAACATCGGACAAAGGCTTAAAGGAGTATGCCACATACTGCTTTGCTTTCTTGTTAAATTGCACTACAATGCAAGAGGCCCTTGAGGTCTTCTACCACATGGCTGTATGTTTTTGTGCAGAGCAACTCACAGAGTCAGTCCACAACAGCAAGCAGTACCTCGACCACTGCATTTTGAAATGTGAAGACCTGTCTTTTGAAGACATGTACGAAACAGAGGAGAAGAGGACAAGGAATTCCAGTGACCCCAACAAGGGCATTCTGGCTAGGTCACCATTTACTGCGGTTTTTGCTCAAAGAAGGGAGCAAGCAAAATGTGATGTAATGTGTGATCAAGCAGTAGATGAAGACAACCATTACCACTGCCCTGGGATCATTGATGTCTTGTTAAAGACCTACATGGGAATTTTTAGCTTGTGGAGTGGTGTACTCCTTGGTGACCTTTCACGGCACATAGATGGAACCACCATAGGAACAGGGCCATACAAAACAAGGGACACCAACTGCCATGCTGAGCTCTGGTTTGGATTAGTCAAACATCGCATCCTTGGCAAGAAGACACACCTCAGACCTGCTGAGTTCATTTCGAAAATGTTCACCTCAGTGCAGGGAAGATATGTCGAGCATTTAATGCAACACAGCCTGCCAATGGAGATACTTGGTGGAAACCTCAGAAGCTGTCTGAAGTCAGAGGATGACCCAGAAGAACAGTGGTCCAAGCGGGCCACCTCCTCTGGAAGCTCGAAGAGGAAATCCAAGTATTTCAATCCACCAACACAACTTCCTAAGCCAAAGGGCAAGACAGTACCAAACAGGAAGGTAAAAGTCGAGCCAAAAGAGGTTGAAGACTCTCAggtaaagtttattttttttttaatgaacattcTAGAACCTAACCAAATAAACTACTTTTATCCACATGCAATCCATAAAATACATGTTTATTCTGACTTTCTTTTTAGCTTGATGTGTTGTGGAAGAAGAGGCCGACAGAGGTGGTTGTGTCAGTGCTCCCATCGCAGATTAAGGGTCGAAGCATATTCGTACACCATAGTGAGTTGTGTTCATTGAAACCACATCAGTGGTTGACGGGCGAGGTAGGCATCTTTTCTTCTCCTTTGCCTTTCATTCCTTGTTTTGCCATCTTTACATTTGCTTCAAACTGACATGCCTGGCAGATGAATTGGGAACTGCATGCCTCTGGCACCTTTGAATAATGGAAACATAATGAAAGCTTATAGCTATTACTCAGTGAGCCAAATACTATGAATAAGCCATAATTATGTTATTTCCATTGACAaaatgtggtttgttttcatATGACCAAGGTGTGTGAGAATACTTTATTAGTGAAACATTTTCTTATGTTGCCAGATTATTCAGGCACTGATGCACATCAATGCTTTCGCATTGAATGTGGCTGACAGAATTTATCTAATGGACCACTACACTGCTGGAGTAATTCTGACTGGGGACAGGGCGTCTGTACGCCGCCAAAGTTTACCGAAGGTAATGCTCAGTGTCTGCCTCTGATGGCATGTTGTGTTATGGGAATAGTTCAATAATTACCAGGTATTTCTACATGAATATCTCTATCAAATATGGTAAACAGGACACACCACACAGTCTTGACGAATAACCCCAGTTACACTTTCATCTGTCATTAAACATTGATGTTTCAATGTTATAGGTAAACTTTGACAACTATGAAGCCATTATATCATTCATCCACGTCAGAAATAACCACTGGAACGCACTGGTTTGTGGCACTAGTCATCAGCAATCATTTACATGTTTACCATATTGAGAAATAGCTGTAAATATTAGTTGCATAATACCCTCTGTTATTTCACAGTACATACATGCAAATTCTGCCAGAGTTTTTGTGTGCGACCCATCACCAGCATCCAATGAACACAAGGACTCATGTGTTGCTGCCCAGAGAATACGGTAaggtttatttttgttatttttgtaattatttagATGCTTTGTAATCAATCACATTTAGATCAAATAACAGCAATTCCCCCACAAGCAATATTtaagaaaatagaaaaagataAAATGATAATGACAAAGTGACAAGGATTTTGTTTGTTACATGCATACACAAGTACCATAAAGTGCTTTAATAATGCATAAAGTGCAAAATGGTGTGGTTGGGCAGTGCATAGGCTGTGTGTGGAGAATATGGGAGTATATGGAAGAACATACACTACTCTGTTGGGCAACATGGACTGTGTGTGTGGCAGGAAGGGAATATGGGCAGCAAATATGCATATGTATGCAGAGGTTTCaaacaagtaaaagtaaaaaagacCAAATTAAAACCCTGCCACAACTCTGATCCAACCAGCAGGTGGATAGGTGGACAGGTAGATCAGCCACTCAGGGAAGTCACCTGTGTTGGAAGTAAAACGTGGCAGGGGTTTTACTTTCCAAACTACTTTTACTTCctttttgacacttctttgtttTGTATGTGATGTGAAGGGGAATGAGGTAATTGGGGTCTACTTTATGTGTCTGAGGTGTGAGAGGGTACTCAGTGTTGGGGTGGGAGCTCATGTACTATGTAAAGATGGGAGTACATGGACAGTGTTTAGGAGCACATGAGCTGAGAGGATAGGGGGAGCACAGCATGTTCATTCCTAAACATAGTTGCTATTGTTTAATTCGTATTGTATCGTCTAAAGAACCTACTAAATCACATATGTCTTTAGCGAATACTTAAAAATGAGGAGAGCCTGCCACGGCAATACCGACTGGGTGGACATCCCTTGGAAAGGTGCTGTCATggctcacccagttcagcaggatGGGTGCAGTTGTGGTGTCATTGTTATAAAAGTAAgtggaaatacaaccccaaaacagaaaaagttggaacaaatcttGGTCACTCATTATTTCAAACAGGAAACTCTCAGAATTGAATTCAAAATGGCATCATGACATCAGCCTAATTACGGCAACACAGAGTTTCCTGTATGAACTTTGGCCACTTCTTATGTAATACATAAGTAATTAATCCCCccacatctttacttctgagtgaAGCAGCCCCTCTGTGTTGTCCTTTTATCTGTACAGTACATTCATGTTGGCAGTCAATATAATTCATTTAGAAATATTTTTCCTTGTGTTTAAAATTATTCAACTTTTACAGCCTGTTTTTTTTAACCGCTGACAACCGCTGACCGTTTTAACCACTGACATGCTTTCTATACACAATTCTCCATCTTGTTATTGGATTGAACATTTTTGAAATGGTAGTAGACTACTTTCCTTTAATTCACAATCTTCCATTTGTCTCAAACGTTTCTTTGTCCCAAAGATAAATATCTACTGTTCATTTTATATACTATTGCACCCTGCATGCACAATGTTTTAGTGATCAATTGCGAAGACATTTTTAATGTGTTCATTTAGATGGCCATAGCAGTGATGGAAGCTTTCCCAGACGTTCCGACAATACAATTCGACACAACAAAGAGAGCCATGGCAGAAGCGAGAAGATTTATGGCTCTCCAAGTCCTCAAAGCGTCAGGTACACTAGAGTACCAAGAGTATCTCAGTAAATTAAATGCTCAACACATATCCTCTGATTTAATGTACTGCACAAATGCACTTTGCAGTCTTTGAAAATGAATGCGGCATGTGTGGAACGGACAAGGCCCCTGGGAACGCGGCTTCTTACACAGACTGGGTGAGTCGAGCCAAATTAAATGTGAAATGACATGATTATATGATGTCTGTAGAAACAATCAATTATGCATTTAGCTGCCTTTTATCAATACAATCTACATACTTACAGTACCATATGCAATATGCAATGCAGAGTAAGGTAAAGTGCCTTTCTCAAAGGGCAAAATTATGTCCACAACTGAATGTGCAGTGATGGATTTGTTTCATTCAACAGATCCAGTGCGACGCATGTGACCGTTGGTTTCATGCTCTTTGTCTCAACATGGTGAAGGCAACATTGGacagcttaaaaaaacaaaaatggcttTGTGTTTTGTGTGAATAAATGTGTGTTGTGCTTTAGTGGTACCATGTGGTTTAAACATGTTGCAACGTTTGTCACTTTGTGTGAAACATATTGACAGATTGGGTCATGTGAAAGATCATGTGAATGTatatttaaaattttgagttccccTGTGAAAAGCAGTGGTATTTTAAATTAATGTGTATATACATTGAAGGAAAATAAAGTTCTAATAATTTGGGGTGTGCCTTATTGGTCCTATGTAGCTGAAGCATGCTGCTAGTTTTGGGGTCCCAGGATTACTTTATGTCAAACCTATTGAAAAAAAGGGTTTTCCCATAGAAAAACAATGGCATTTTAATTCGATGAAGATATATGTTGAAGAGGAACTAAATTCCAATAATTTGCAGTGTGCCTTATTAGGACCATGGAGCTGAAGCATGCTGCAAGGTTTGGGTTTCCAAGGTCACtatatgtcaaagctattgaaaaaatgggTTTCCCCATTGAAACACAGTGGTATTTTAAATTGGTGaagatatacattgaagaggaactacAATCCAAAATGTGGGGTGTGCCTCATTGAGCCTATGTAGCTGAAGCATGCTGCAAGGTTTGGGTttccaaggtcactttatgtcaaagctattgaaaaaaaaagtgtttccccattgaaaaacaatggtattttaaattgatggagatatacattgaagaggaactaaaatccaataatttggggtgtgccctattgcgcctgtataggtgatgcatgctgcaaagtttggggtcccaaggtcactttatgtcaaagctattgagaaaaaaaaagtgtttccccattgaaaaacaatggtattttaaattgatggagatatacattgaagaggaactaaaatccaataatttggggtgtgccctattgcgcctctataggtgatgcatgctgcaaagtttggggttccaaggtcactttatgtcaaagctattgaaaaaagcTTTtggaaaaaaagtgtttccccattgaaaaacaatggtatttcaCTGATATCTGAATATCCAACGAATATCCAACGAATATCCAACCAACCTGAAACCAACAGTATTTCACTGATATCTGAATATCCAACGAATATCCAACCTGAAACCGAAACCAACAGTATTTCACTGATATCTAAATATCCAACGAATATCCAACGAATATCCAACCTGAAACCAACTTCACCATGCTCTGCTCCACACTGAATCAGACCAAGGACTCAACATGCCACCCGTGGACAATTTGGTGAAATTATACTTTGGTATTGGATTAAGCAACAAAGAAATACTCGCTGTTTTAGCGCAGAACCACGGTGTGGTAATAAGTATTAGGACGCTGAAAAGATTGTGCCAAAAACTCCGTCTTTTTAGGAGGAAAAACTACACCGACTTAGAGGAAGTGGCCGCATTCTTGCAAAGCGCAATTACTGGAAATGGCCGGCAAGGATACCGATGGTTACACTTGCGAGCCATACAGCAAGGGTATGTTGTGTCCCAGGACACAATACGACAGCTTGTTAAGTTGCTTGATCCTGACGGTGTGGCGAAAAGGCGTGCGCGGCGCCTGAGTCGCAGGCAGTACCGCAACAAAGGTCCCAATGCGCTCTGGCATATGGATGGATACGATAAATTAAAGCCATACGGCATTGCCATCAGTGGTTGCATTGACGGATTTAGTCGCTATATTGTGTGGATGGAGGCCTACACCACAAACAACGACCCCAAAGTAATAGCAGACTATTTCGTATCATCCACTGCTCGTTTGGGAGGATGCCCAGAGCGACTGCGTGCTGACAGAGGAACCGAAAATGGGCATGTCGAGAACATGCTTATTTTCCTGCGCAGGAACCACTCGGATTCTTTTGCGAGAGATCGAAGTTTTCTCTATGGGCGTAGCACAGCAAATCAGAGGATTGAGTCCTGGTGGGGAATCTTAAGGAGGCAGAGCGCGCAGTTTTGGATCGATGTCTTTCAAACGCTCCAACGTGATGGACATTTCGCCGGGGATTTCTTGGACAAGAATCTGATTCAGTTCTGCTTCTTGAATCTGATCCAGGCAAAGTTGGCGTACACTCTAGGCCTTTAACATAATCTCCTGCAATTTAATAATATTAAACACGTATCACATGCTGATTGGATCTTTTGGGCGCGCGTAGGCCTGTTTATCCACCTATTAATAGTAGAGCACTTAAAATCAATTTGGATCGGCAAGGCCTATGTGCTAAAATTTAAGTTTCACATTCAAAATCACAATGCATCAGTAAATCTGTGCACTAGAGACCATGTAAAATATCACATTTTCTTCAAACACATTTTGAATATATTTTAATAGTGTACGTCTGATGCTGTAGACTGCAACCAACATGTGATCAAATTTTATCTACCTCTAATTTTACCACTACACCTGCTCTTCTTCACACACAATGTTTGTGTAACTTCTCAATCTCAACTTCTTTTGCTGCAAGTTTTTTTTATTCTAATATTTTGTCTTTATGCAGGCTGAACTTGATGAAGTTGTGCAAATCTGGAATTCACACAAGTTGACAGTGAAGGCAGGCCAGGGTGTGACTGGAGGTCGCCCTATTTTGATGTACACTCTCCCTCAGATGTATGGTGGTGAGGACCATCTCAAGACAATTGACATGGAGGAGCTGGCCCTTTGTAAAGAGGAATGCAGCCTTAAAAGTCAATACCCATGTGATGAGACTTTATTTGAGCTCTGTTGTCTTCTGATGCAGGAAAATGGATGGAATGCTCCAACAGATGCATTTTCTGCTGCTGAGCTGTACACTTCATTGAGGACTGAAATATTGTCTCACATTTAAGGGTGGAAAATTCTCTGCATCAATGGGTTTAGTGATTGAAGGGTTTAGTGTTTGAAATAAACAGTAAatagaagaaataaaacaatatGCAATCCCTTCAAGTCATGTAAAATCAGTAACCGGCTTGGCTTGGATCAGATCAGAGCAGCTGCTTGAATAGGAAATAAAAGGACTATATTTTTGTACTTGCAAAGCTGTCTCAATATGTATATTCACCTTACACACTCTTTGAATTTGGGGAGCCTCTAAATACCTTGCTTGTCTAATATGTGCACTCTTTACTTTAGGGAACAggttaaaacacaactcagaaatGAAATTGATCATTTTTATGAACTCATTAAACCTTTAATATAACGTCCTTAATATTACAGAATGGTATAAAGATTTACAAAAATATAAAGAGAAACTCTAGCTCATTAACACTTTCAATACATACAGTAAACATCTCATCACAGCAGCACCtgcaatgtgaacatgtgaacctGTAACATAATACTTCACAAAAACTAAGGCAGTTGTGTGTACGGAGGATCAGAGAACTACGACGGAGCATTAGGGCCATATGCCAGAGCGCATTGGGACCTTTGTTGCGGTACTGCCTGCGACTCAGGCGCCGCGCACGCCTTTTCGCCACACCGTCAGGATCAAGCAACTTAACAAGCTGTCGTATTGTGTCCTGGGACACAACATACCCTTGCTGTATGGCTCGCAAGTGTAACCATCGGTATCCTTGCCGGCCATTTCCAGTAATTGCGCTTTGCAAGAATGCGGCCACTTCCTCTAAGTCGGTGTAGTTTTTCCTCCTAAAAAGACGGAGTTTTTGGCACAATCTTTTCAGCGTCCTAATACTTATTACCACACCGTGGTTCTGCGCTAAAACAGCGAGTATTTCTTTGTTGCTTAATCCAATACCAAAGTATAATTTCACCAAATTGTCCACGGGTGGCATGTTGAGTCCTTGGTCTGATTCAGTGTGGAGCAGTGCTCTCTCTGCATGCaaaactcagaaaaaaaaaaactttttttctcGACATTTAACGTATTTGTCGAGATTAAAGTCGACTTGACATCAACTTTATTCTCGACATTTCCAAGTTTAATGTCGACATGTCGAGTTTAAAGTCGACCCATCAAGATTAAAGTCGACATCCAATTTCAACTTTATTCTCGGAATTTTGAGTTTAATGTCGACATGCCGACTTTAATGTCGACATGTTGACTTTAATCTCGTCATATCAAAAAATATCTTCTCCTTCATGAATGGCCCTAATGCTCCGTCGTAGTAATGGATGATTGGCAtttaacagggatgagaattttccgccaattggcggatttccgactttttcagaccaaaatgatcgtttttgagatcgatgtaaatccgttgagaattttttttttttttgggggggggggtatgattaacgatctgtggtcaccttataacgcagacatcccaagtctcccagaagttccaggagtctcctgcatattgatagaagtgaGCAAGAgcatgcgcgcgcaacattaaggtctgcatcacgcatcttagaatgtgtgcGCGTGCGAGggggtgcgcgagggagactgtgtgcagtgttgccagatactgctgacgttttccagcccaaaatatgttcaaaacccgccaaaatgcacttaaaaccacccaatctggcaacactgcctgtgtgcctgttcatgtagcgcatgccagacaaagagcatcttgattgggttactcagcaaaataagccaatcagctttcagtgtgggcgggcttttatcgcttttctcgaggaccggagtttgagtcagtgcagcctacaggatcggcatggtctGCTAGATAAGCagacacttatatatgacgtgtctACACTTatacacttttatatatatatatatatatatatatatatatatatatatatatatatatacacttttatatatatatatatatatatatatatatatatatatatacatacatacatacatacacacacacacacacacacacacacacacttgtatatgACGTGTAATTGATATATTTTTGGGGTGCGCGCTCTCtccagagagagcgcgcgccccaaaaatatAATCAATTACACgtcaagtgtgtatcttttataaatggggttagcttatctaatgtagcatgttggggagaatcatagtatcatatctatatttctgataaaattttaggtatgatagcatgtataactctcctacttattgctcatttcatagggggaattgctggcatgtgccgcgcgggagcgtctgcctaaattttttaggccgagatgaacttatagtttttgattttaaaaaaaattccaatatgtaatgcccattgtacatgcctgttctttaatttaaaatcaccatctcaatcttcagattgaccatatggtatctgtattacattacacaacatcctgtccagataaaacctagttagtacacaacagttgaaagggaagtgataagtgatgttgaatgttgcctgcttaatatgcaagacctcctgctaccacgataacatcagaagaaagcttaagagaattatatgatagaacttttttctggtttgcacttcattttaaaggattggaGTATTCAAAGATGaatcacaaaaatgcagaaatataatactgtcgaactcgtttatattaaaaggtgcattgattgattttttttaaatcatcaaatgtgaattgattaaaaacaagtctcttgtaccatattaatcattttcacctgggagtccaccaagaaggggaatttatttccaaataaattgcaaatttttgctgataaaattaatggtttgggggtaaaaaaaaaaaaaaatagccaaaaataattagccccatgggccccgccctgtttttttcagacttttaaaatatttttcattctcatccctgatttaaTCAACACATTGATGTGAATATAAAGAAAATCAGTTTTAGCAAAAACATTTGCAAATCTTCCTGGAAATGTTAATTTGGCTAGGCCTATGAAAACACTGGCAGATGAAAATTTTAGGACAAGACTGATACATGAGGCTGGGTGAATGCAAAAGAAGAGCATGTGATTTTAGATCCTATAAGCTTTAATATCAGAACACCTGAATGTTGACATTGAAGAAAGAAGTTCTAGAGTTGCTTAAGTGCAGACTTGCTGATTTTAAGGATACTAtaaaatgatcaaaaaacacaatTTATTTGCAGACAACTCCCTTACAACTGCACCAGATGCAACCAAAATGAGTGACTCGGCCACAGCAGCTGAGAGTTCTGACACAACCACTGACAATTTTCCTACAACTACAGAAGCTGCAACCCTATCAACTAGTGACTCTGGCACAACAGCGGCAAGTTTGCAAACAACCACAGACAACTCTCCCACAACTACACCACATTCAACCAAAACAACTAGCgactctgccacaacaactgagagttcagaaacaaccacagacaACTATCCCACAACTACACCACATGCAACCAAAACAACTagagactctgccacaactgagagttcagaaacaaccacagaagATTTTCCTGCAATGACAGAAGGTACAACCATACCAACGACTGACTCTGCCATAACAATTGAGAGTTTAGTAACAGTCACAGACAGTTCTCCTACAACTACACAAGATGCAACCCTATCAACTAGTGACTCTGGCACAACAGTGTCAAGTTTGCAAACAATCACAGACAACTATCCCACAACTACACCAGATGCAACCAAAACAACTAGAGACACTGCCACAACAACTGAGAGTTTAGAAACAACCACAGAAGATTTTCCTACAACTACAGAAGGTAGAACCATAACaatgagtgactctgccacaactgagggtTTAGAAACAACCACAGAAGATTTTCCTGCAACGACAGAAGGTACCGGTACAACCATACCAACGAGTGACTCTCCCACAACAATTGAGAGTTCAGTAACAGTCACAGAAGGTACAGCCATACCAACTAGTGACTCTGGCACAACAGCGACAAGTTTGCAAACCACAGACAACTCTCCCACAACTACACCACATTCAACCAAAACAACTAGCGACTCTGCCACAACagctgagagttcagaaacaaccacagaagATTTTCCTGCAATGACAGAAGGTACAACCATACCAACGACTGACTCTGCCATAACAATTGAGAGTTTAGTAACAGTCACAGACAGTTCTCCTACAACTACACAAGATGCAACCCTATCAACTAGTGACTCTGGCACAACAGTGTCAAGTTTGCAAACAATCACAGACAACTATCCCACAACTACACCAGATGCAACCAAAACAACTAGAGACACTGCCACAACAACTGAGAGTTTAGAAACAACCACAGAAGATTTTCCTACAACTACAGAAGGTAGAACCATAACaatgagtgactctgccacaactgagggtTTAGAAACAACCACAGAAGATTTTCCTACAACTACAGAAGGTACCGGTACAACCATACCAATGAGTGACTCTCCCACAACAATTGAGAGTTCAGTAACAGTCACAGAAGGTACAGCCATACCAACTAGTGACTCTGGCACAACAGCGACAAGTTTGCAAACCACAGACAACTCTCCCACAACTACACCACATTCAACCAAAACAACTAGCGACTCTGCCACAACagctgagagttcagaaacaaccacagataACTATCCCACAACTACACCAGATGCAATTAAAACAACTACAGACTCTGGCACAACagctgagagttcagaaacaaccacagaagATTTTCCTACAACTACAGAAGGTACAACCATACCAACGAGTGACTGCCACAACAACTGAAATTTCAGAAACAAACAACTCTCTTACAACTACCCCAGATGCAACCAAAACAACTAGACACCCTGCGACAACAGCTGAGAATTCTGAAACAACCACAGACAATTTTCCTTCAACTACAGAAGATGCAACCCTATCAACTAGCGACTCTGGCACAGCAGCTTCAAGTTTGTAAACAACCACAGACAATTCTCCTAAAACTACAGAAGATGTAACCAAAACAactagtgactctgccacaacagctGAGAGTTCAGTAACAACCACAGACATCTCTCTTGCATCCATATCAGTGGCCACAACAACAGATGCCACTACATCAACAACAAAACCATCTATATCATGTGAAAATGGTGGCACTCCAACAGAAAATGGCTGTTACTGTCCCCCTGGTTTTAGTGGAAGGCTGTGCAATAATGTTGAAAATGAAATCTCAGGTCCAGG contains the following coding sequences:
- the LOC132888110 gene encoding uncharacterized protein LOC132888110 isoform X1, which translates into the protein METCLYLDATGGVVQKLPNQSKRVLYYALVLPGAGKDKPPLPVAELVTNSHTVPSISHWLMEFFRRMRQMTGRRVAQMETDYSWALINSVLLACNHEDISGYLDRTFSIVIGTGKQTPFIVLHLCSAHILKAVSQSFGRQTSDKGLKEYATYCFAFLLNCTTMQEALEVFYHMAVCFCAEQLTESVHNSKQYLDHCILKCEDLSFEDMYETEEKRTRNSSDPNKGILARSPFTAVFAQRREQAKCDVMCDQAVDEDNHYHCPGIIDVLLKTYMGIFSLWSGVLLGDLSRHIDGTTIGTGPYKTRDTNCHAELWFGLVKHRILGKKTHLRPAEFISKMFTSVQGRYVEHLMQHSLPMEILGGNLRSCLKSEDDPEEQWSKRATSSGSSKRKSKYFNPPTQLPKPKGKTVPNRKVKVEPKEVEDSQLDVLWKKRPTEVVVSVLPSQIKGRSIFVHHSELCSLKPHQWLTGEIIQALMHINAFALNVADRIYLMDHYTAGVILTGDRASVRRQSLPKVNFDNYEAIISFIHVRNNHWNALYIHANSARVFVCDPSPASNEHKDSCVAAQRIREYLKMRRACHGNTDWVDIPWKGAVMAHPVQQDGCSCGVIVIKMAIAVMEAFPDVPTIQFDTTKRAMAEARRFMALQVLKASVFENECGMCGTDKAPGNAASYTDWIQCDACDRWFHALCLNMVKATLDSLKKQKWLCVLCE
- the LOC132888110 gene encoding uncharacterized protein LOC132888110 isoform X2, whose protein sequence is METCLYLDATGGVVQKLPNQSKRVLYYALVLPGAGKDKPPLPVAELVTNSHTVPSISHWLMEFFRRMRQMTGRRVAQMETDYSWALINSVLLACNHEDISGYLDRTFSIVIGTGKQTPFIVLHLCSAHILKAVSQSFGRQTSDKGLKEYATYCFAFLLNCTTMQEALEVFYHMAVCFCAEQLTESVHNSKQYLDHCILKCEDLSFEDMYETEEKRTRNSSDPNKGILARSPFTAVFAQRREQAKCDVMCDQAVDEDNHYHCPGIIDVLLKTYMGIFSLWSGVLLGDLSRHIDGTTIGTGPYKTRDTNCHAELWFGLVKHRILGKKTHLRPAEFISKMFTSVQGRYVEHLMQHSLPMEILGGNLRSCLKSEDDPEEQWSKRATSSGSSKRKSKYFNPPTQLPKPKGKTVPNRKVKVEPKEVEDSQLDVLWKKRPTEVVVSVLPSQIKGRSIFVHHSELCSLKPHQWLTGEIIQALMHINAFALNVADRIYLMDHYTAGVILTGDRASVRRQSLPKVNFDNYEAIISFIHVRNNHWNALYIHANSARVFVCDPSPASNEHKDSCVAAQRIRWP